One region of Streptomyces rishiriensis genomic DNA includes:
- a CDS encoding carboxymuconolactone decarboxylase family protein translates to MTPRIPKAELPTEMREDLIKQLGAVPEPLEVVFNNPEVALSSQEISEKVASWNAADESLKTFAHMAVAAQVGCSWCLDINYFMALNQSLDLTKASQVPRWREADVFTPLERDVLEYAEAMTNTPTTVTDELSARLLERLGPAALVELTLFIGFANLSTRSNTAHGITSQGYSEVCELPLAARPAESRAASTV, encoded by the coding sequence ATGACACCGCGTATCCCGAAGGCCGAGCTTCCGACCGAGATGCGGGAGGATCTGATCAAACAGCTCGGCGCCGTGCCCGAGCCCCTCGAGGTGGTGTTCAACAACCCCGAGGTTGCTCTGTCCAGCCAGGAGATCTCGGAGAAGGTGGCGTCGTGGAACGCGGCCGACGAGAGCCTCAAGACGTTCGCGCACATGGCCGTCGCCGCGCAGGTCGGGTGCAGCTGGTGCCTCGACATCAACTACTTCATGGCGCTGAACCAGAGCCTGGACCTGACCAAGGCGAGCCAGGTACCGCGCTGGCGGGAGGCGGACGTGTTCACGCCGCTGGAGCGGGACGTGCTGGAGTACGCCGAGGCCATGACGAACACGCCGACGACCGTCACCGACGAGCTGTCGGCGCGGCTGCTCGAGCGGCTCGGCCCGGCGGCGCTGGTCGAACTCACCCTGTTCATCGGCTTCGCCAACCTGTCGACCAGGAGCAACACCGCGCACGGGATCACGTCGCAGGGCTACTCCGAGGTGTGCGAGCTTCCGCTGGCGGCGCGTCCTGCGGAGTCCCGGGCTGCGTCGACGGTATGA
- a CDS encoding GNAT family N-acetyltransferase: MLLSPLPLTADHDIPGPLLTELTALYASQHAFHALSGDFPDPDDIRPEQVAAALARELAHEGVEVLLARSRGRLVGVVVTLDRHPDPADPDPWVGLLMVDAAAQGQGHGRRIVQQVEDRFRAAGRDALRLAVLDANGTGLAFWTALGYQVIGHRPDLRLGRPCAVLRKPLRRSRRAARVAVVDPQGAVLLFRYHDADVGIHWALPGGGLEEGESPPEGARRELREETGWADLEPGPLLCTWEHDFTRMGILVTQYEHIYVSPGPRREPGGADLAAEHARDGILGWRWWTREELAREAEPVWPPGLARLLDAWEAESGHRRPGPGPGPHPA, encoded by the coding sequence ATGCTCCTCAGCCCGCTCCCGCTCACCGCCGACCACGACATCCCCGGGCCCCTGCTCACCGAACTCACCGCTCTCTACGCCTCCCAGCACGCGTTCCACGCCCTCAGCGGCGACTTCCCGGACCCGGACGACATCCGGCCGGAGCAGGTGGCGGCGGCGCTCGCCCGCGAGTTGGCGCACGAGGGTGTGGAGGTACTGCTCGCCCGCAGCCGGGGCCGGCTGGTGGGGGTCGTGGTCACGCTCGACCGGCATCCCGACCCGGCCGATCCCGATCCGTGGGTCGGGTTGCTGATGGTGGACGCGGCCGCGCAGGGGCAGGGCCACGGCAGGCGGATCGTCCAGCAGGTCGAGGACCGCTTCCGGGCGGCCGGTCGCGACGCCCTACGGCTCGCCGTGCTCGACGCCAACGGCACGGGGCTCGCCTTCTGGACCGCCCTCGGGTATCAGGTCATCGGTCACCGGCCCGACCTTCGACTCGGCCGGCCCTGCGCCGTGTTGCGCAAGCCGCTGCGCAGGTCCCGGCGTGCGGCCCGGGTCGCCGTCGTCGATCCGCAGGGCGCCGTCCTGCTCTTCCGCTATCACGACGCCGACGTCGGCATCCACTGGGCGCTGCCCGGCGGCGGGCTGGAGGAGGGCGAGTCGCCGCCCGAGGGGGCGCGGCGCGAACTGCGCGAGGAGACCGGGTGGGCGGACCTGGAGCCGGGACCGCTGCTGTGCACCTGGGAACACGACTTCACGCGCATGGGCATCCTGGTGACCCAGTACGAGCACATCTACGTCTCCCCCGGCCCGCGTCGCGAACCCGGCGGGGCCGACCTCGCGGCCGAGCACGCCAGGGACGGCATCCTCGGCTGGCGCTGGTGGACGCGTGAGGAGCTCGCGCGGGAGGCGGAGCCGGTGTGGCCGCCCGGCCTCGCCCGGCTGCTCGACGCGTGGGAGGCGGAGAGCGGCCACCGTCGTCCGGGTCCGGGTCCGGGTCCGCACCCGGCGTGA
- a CDS encoding M1 family metallopeptidase produces the protein MSRSVRLVPAVAAATLVLALTACDDEGAPDTSGAQARDVSGAPGVGDPYFPEAGNGGYDVSHYGLTLAYTPDGDELTGTAVVTARATEDLAAFDLDLAGMKVEEVTVGGDPAEFRREGQELIVRPSGALSDGKTFEVRVRYSGSPRTITDPDGSKEGWLRTADGALALGEPTGSMAWFPGNHHPSDKASYDIAVTVPKGLTAVSNGELRRTTTTDDGRTTFAWHTAEPMASYVATLAIGRYTVTRSTVPRSTGTGTGSAAKGGLPVYVAVDPSQVAASRKVLARLPEVMEWAEYRFGPYPFSSVGAIVERPEDVEYALETQNRPVYPGAPDTVTLVHETAHQWFGDSVTPKSWQDMWLNEGLATYAEWLWTEDEGGATAEETFTELYGHGEDEYEDLWAFPPAKPTSAAHVSDTPVYLRGAMVIHRIRQTVGDDAFHDIVQGWAAAHRHGSAATDDFTAYVEEQAPDEDFDTIWADWLYGEGKPAHP, from the coding sequence ATGTCCCGATCCGTGCGTCTTGTCCCCGCGGTGGCCGCCGCGACGCTCGTGCTCGCCCTGACCGCGTGCGACGACGAAGGCGCGCCGGACACCTCGGGCGCCCAGGCCCGGGACGTCTCGGGCGCGCCTGGCGTCGGTGACCCGTACTTCCCCGAGGCGGGCAACGGCGGCTACGACGTCTCCCACTACGGCCTCACCCTCGCCTACACCCCCGACGGCGACGAGCTCACCGGCACCGCCGTCGTCACCGCCCGCGCGACCGAGGACCTCGCCGCCTTCGACCTGGATCTGGCGGGCATGAAGGTGGAGGAGGTGACCGTCGGGGGCGATCCGGCCGAGTTCCGGCGGGAAGGCCAGGAGCTGATCGTCCGGCCGTCCGGCGCCCTGTCGGACGGGAAGACGTTCGAGGTCCGGGTCCGCTACTCCGGCAGCCCTCGGACGATCACCGACCCCGACGGCTCGAAGGAGGGCTGGCTGCGCACCGCGGACGGAGCGCTCGCCCTCGGCGAGCCGACCGGCTCCATGGCCTGGTTCCCCGGCAACCACCACCCCTCCGACAAGGCGTCGTACGACATCGCCGTCACCGTCCCGAAGGGCCTGACGGCCGTCTCCAACGGCGAGTTGCGCCGTACGACGACAACGGACGACGGCCGCACGACCTTCGCCTGGCACACCGCCGAACCGATGGCGAGCTATGTGGCGACCCTCGCGATCGGCCGCTACACCGTCACCCGCTCCACCGTCCCTCGCTCCACCGGCACCGGCACCGGCTCTGCGGCGAAGGGCGGGCTGCCGGTGTACGTCGCCGTGGATCCGTCCCAGGTGGCCGCGAGCCGCAAGGTGCTCGCCCGGCTCCCCGAGGTCATGGAATGGGCGGAGTACCGCTTCGGCCCCTACCCGTTCTCCTCCGTCGGGGCGATCGTCGAGCGCCCCGAGGACGTCGAATACGCCCTGGAGACCCAGAACCGTCCCGTCTACCCCGGCGCCCCCGACACCGTGACCCTCGTCCACGAGACCGCCCACCAGTGGTTCGGCGACTCCGTCACGCCGAAGAGCTGGCAGGACATGTGGCTCAACGAGGGCCTGGCGACCTACGCCGAGTGGCTGTGGACGGAGGACGAGGGCGGCGCCACGGCGGAGGAGACCTTCACGGAGCTGTACGGCCACGGCGAGGACGAGTACGAGGACCTGTGGGCGTTCCCGCCCGCGAAGCCGACGAGCGCGGCACACGTCTCCGACACCCCCGTCTACCTGCGCGGCGCGATGGTGATCCACCGGATCCGTCAGACGGTCGGCGACGACGCCTTCCACGACATCGTCCAGGGCTGGGCCGCCGCCCACCGCCACGGCAGCGCCGCGACCGACGACTTCACGGCCTACGTCGAGGAACAGGCGCCGGACGAGGACTTCGACACGATCTGGGCGGACTGGCTGTACGGGGAGGGCAAGCCCGCGCACCCGTGA
- a CDS encoding pentapeptide repeat-containing protein yields MARTGTTGRTGGRTGGGTGAAVKGARRPEVRLPPLEPFGGGELEPDGDYDGVELRELDLAGQDGGGARFMDCALTGCALDETRLRHSRFLDSVLAGIRGVGTDLAEATLRDVELLDARLGGTQMYGAVLERVVIRGGKIDYLNLRQARLRDVVFESCVLVEPDFGGARLERVEFVDCALKSADFTAAALADVDLRGAVELGLAGGVDRLSGAVISAAQLLDLAPVLAAELGIRVEG; encoded by the coding sequence ATGGCGAGGACAGGAACGACCGGGAGAACCGGTGGCAGGACCGGCGGCGGTACCGGTGCGGCGGTCAAGGGCGCGCGGCGACCGGAGGTGCGGCTGCCGCCGCTGGAGCCGTTCGGGGGCGGGGAGCTGGAGCCCGACGGCGACTACGACGGCGTGGAGCTGCGCGAGCTGGACCTCGCCGGGCAGGACGGCGGGGGCGCCCGCTTCATGGACTGCGCCCTGACGGGCTGCGCGCTGGACGAGACGCGGCTGCGCCACAGCCGCTTCCTCGACTCGGTCCTCGCCGGCATCCGCGGCGTCGGCACCGACCTGGCGGAGGCGACGCTGCGCGATGTCGAGCTGCTCGACGCCCGGCTGGGCGGGACGCAGATGTACGGCGCCGTCCTGGAACGGGTGGTGATCCGCGGCGGCAAGATCGACTACCTGAACCTGCGCCAGGCGCGGCTGCGGGACGTGGTCTTCGAGTCCTGCGTCCTGGTGGAGCCCGACTTCGGCGGCGCCCGTCTGGAACGCGTCGAGTTCGTCGACTGCGCCCTGAAGTCCGCCGACTTCACCGCGGCGGCCCTGGCGGACGTGGATCTGCGCGGAGCCGTGGAACTGGGCCTCGCGGGGGGCGTGGACCGTCTGTCGGGCGCGGTGATCAGCGCGGCCCAGCTGCTGGACCTGGCACCCGTGCTGGCGGCGGAGCTGGGAATCAGGGTCGAAGGCTAG
- a CDS encoding zinc-binding dehydrogenase, with translation MHAIRLHAFGPAENLRYEEVADPVPGPGQIRVAVEAAGVHLLDTALREGLQGPAPAPTALPTVPGREIAGVVEALGAGTPDSWLGRRVVAHLGFAPGGYAERAVTDVDRAHEIPPHLDPAAAVAMIGTGRTALGILQFAEPGPASVVVVPAAAGGIGTLLVQYAKNAGATVVGLAGGPEKVARVAANGADLAVDYTDTAWPAEVRAHLGGRSADVVFDGVGGDVARAAVALLGPAGRHLVFGWSAEGVRDGKGYFVEGVSRSVLGPVMIEKAGGLRALETRALAEAAAGRLTPAVQTFPLAEAAAAHRALETRGTVGKVVLVP, from the coding sequence GTGCACGCCATCCGTCTCCATGCCTTCGGCCCCGCCGAGAACCTCCGCTACGAGGAGGTCGCCGACCCGGTGCCCGGTCCCGGCCAGATCCGCGTCGCCGTCGAGGCGGCGGGCGTCCACCTCCTGGACACCGCCCTGCGTGAGGGCCTCCAGGGCCCCGCCCCCGCGCCGACGGCCCTTCCCACCGTGCCCGGCCGGGAGATCGCCGGTGTCGTCGAGGCGCTCGGCGCGGGCACCCCCGACAGCTGGCTCGGCAGGCGCGTCGTCGCCCATCTCGGCTTCGCGCCCGGCGGATACGCGGAACGCGCCGTCACCGACGTCGACCGCGCGCACGAGATCCCGCCGCACCTGGACCCCGCCGCGGCCGTCGCGATGATCGGCACGGGCCGTACGGCGCTGGGCATCCTCCAGTTCGCCGAGCCGGGGCCCGCGTCCGTCGTCGTGGTCCCCGCGGCCGCGGGCGGCATCGGCACGCTCCTCGTGCAGTACGCCAAGAACGCGGGCGCGACCGTCGTCGGGCTGGCCGGCGGTCCGGAGAAGGTGGCCCGGGTCGCGGCGAACGGCGCCGATCTCGCCGTCGACTACACGGACACCGCCTGGCCCGCCGAGGTCCGCGCCCACCTGGGCGGCCGGTCCGCCGACGTCGTCTTCGACGGGGTGGGCGGCGACGTCGCCCGGGCGGCCGTCGCCCTCCTCGGTCCCGCGGGCAGGCACCTCGTCTTCGGCTGGTCCGCGGAGGGCGTCCGCGACGGGAAGGGCTACTTCGTCGAGGGGGTCTCCCGGTCGGTCCTGGGACCCGTGATGATCGAGAAGGCGGGCGGCCTGCGCGCCCTGGAGACCCGCGCCCTCGCCGAGGCGGCCGCCGGCCGGCTGACCCCGGCGGTGCAGACGTTCCCGCTCGCCGAGGCCGCCGCCGCACACCGGGCGCTGGAGACCCGCGGAACGGTGGGGAAGGTCGTCCTGGTGCCGTGA
- a CDS encoding MFS transporter, protein MSVTRTGESSADTAPDPRRWWGLVIIALAQLMVVLDATIVNIALPSAQQDLGISDGDRQWVITAYTLAFGGLLLLGGRIADLVGRKRTFVIGLIGFAVASALGGAATGSAMLFGARALQGVFAAVLAPSALSLLTTTFTDPKERGKAFGIYGALAGSGAAIGFILGGLLTEYLDWRWCLYVNVPIAVVAVFGALVLLHDRPGHADVRLDVPGAVLGCGGLVAIVYGFSEAEPRGWTDPLVLGLFAGGIVLLTAFVWWQTKARSPLLPLHIIRDRNRAGCFLTMGLAIIGMFGLFLFMTYYLQVALGYSPVKTGLAFLPLTLAIIIGSTQISARLMNRVAPRMLMVPGMLLASGGMVILTRMTVHSSYTSEILPALLLMGLGMGLTFMPVFATATAGVAPQDAGVTSATVNTSQQVGGSIGTALLNTIATTSGAAYIAARSTGPARRAQVAAEGTVHGYTVAIWWAAGIMLLAGLVAGLMVTTGPPRHAPADTAVPESVG, encoded by the coding sequence ATGAGTGTCACCCGGACAGGTGAATCCTCCGCCGACACCGCACCCGATCCCCGCCGCTGGTGGGGCCTGGTGATCATCGCCCTCGCCCAGCTCATGGTCGTCCTGGACGCGACGATCGTGAACATCGCGCTGCCCTCGGCCCAGCAGGACCTGGGCATCTCGGACGGCGACCGCCAGTGGGTGATCACCGCCTACACCCTGGCCTTCGGCGGCCTGCTGCTGCTCGGCGGCCGCATCGCCGACCTGGTGGGCCGCAAACGCACGTTCGTCATCGGGCTGATCGGCTTCGCCGTCGCCTCCGCACTCGGCGGAGCGGCGACCGGCTCGGCCATGCTGTTCGGCGCCCGGGCCCTCCAGGGCGTCTTCGCGGCCGTACTCGCCCCGTCCGCGCTCAGCCTCCTGACGACGACGTTCACCGACCCCAAGGAACGCGGCAAGGCCTTCGGCATCTACGGCGCCCTCGCCGGCAGCGGCGCCGCGATCGGCTTCATCCTCGGCGGCCTGCTCACCGAGTACCTCGACTGGCGCTGGTGCCTGTACGTCAACGTGCCCATCGCCGTCGTCGCCGTGTTCGGCGCCCTCGTGCTGCTCCACGACCGCCCCGGCCACGCGGACGTCCGGCTCGACGTGCCCGGCGCGGTACTGGGCTGCGGCGGGCTGGTCGCGATCGTCTACGGCTTCAGCGAGGCCGAGCCGCGCGGCTGGACCGACCCCCTGGTGCTGGGGCTCTTCGCCGGCGGGATCGTCCTGCTCACCGCGTTCGTGTGGTGGCAGACGAAGGCGCGGAGTCCGCTGCTGCCCCTGCACATCATCAGGGACCGCAACCGAGCGGGCTGCTTCCTGACCATGGGTCTGGCCATCATCGGCATGTTCGGGCTCTTCCTGTTCATGACCTACTACCTCCAGGTCGCCCTCGGCTACTCCCCCGTGAAGACCGGCCTCGCCTTCCTCCCCCTCACCCTCGCGATCATCATCGGCTCCACCCAGATCTCCGCCCGGCTGATGAACCGCGTGGCACCGCGCATGCTGATGGTCCCCGGCATGCTCCTCGCGTCGGGCGGCATGGTGATCCTCACCCGGATGACCGTGCACTCCTCCTACACCAGCGAGATCCTGCCGGCGCTGCTGCTGATGGGCCTGGGCATGGGCCTGACCTTCATGCCGGTCTTCGCCACGGCCACCGCCGGGGTCGCTCCGCAGGACGCGGGCGTCACCTCCGCCACCGTCAACACCTCGCAGCAGGTGGGCGGCTCCATCGGCACCGCGCTGCTCAACACGATCGCCACCACCAGTGGCGCCGCCTACATCGCGGCCCGTTCGACCGGCCCCGCGCGCCGGGCGCAGGTCGCGGCCGAGGGAACCGTGCACGGCTACACGGTGGCCATCTGGTGGGCCGCCGGGATCATGCTGCTGGCCGGCCTGGTGGCGGGCCTGATGGTCACCACCGGGCCGCCGAGGCACGCCCCGGCGGACACGGCCGTCCCGGAGTCGGTGGGCTGA
- a CDS encoding NAD(P)/FAD-dependent oxidoreductase: MSSSASGVVNGVVNGGISFWYADDGLPAVREPLAGDASADVVIVGGGYTGLWTAYYLKKAAPFLRITVLEQRFCGYGASGRNGGWLYNGVAGRDRYAKLHGHEAAVRLQRAMNDTVDEVVRAVAEEGFDAGVHQGGVLEVARTPAQLARLRDFHARELSYGEDDRELYGARETAQRVRVAGAVGSSWTPHGARVHPVKLVKGLAAAVEALGVEIRESTPVTEIVPGRAVTPYGTVRAPYVLRCTEGFTAALKGERRTWLPMNSSMIATEPLTDEQWAAVGWSGREALGDMAHAYMYAQRTVDGRIALGGRGVPYRFGSRTDNDGRTQLETAGALREILVGFFPALAGVRVEHAWSGVLGVPRDWCATVTLDRATGIGWAGGYVGSGVATANLAARTLRDLVRLDSGQEGRTDLTGLPWVGHQVRRWEPEPLRWLGVRGMYATYRAADRRESERHAAGSSRLARLADRVAGRH; the protein is encoded by the coding sequence ATGAGCAGCTCGGCAAGCGGTGTCGTGAACGGCGTCGTCAACGGCGGCATCTCCTTCTGGTACGCGGACGACGGCCTTCCGGCGGTGCGGGAGCCGCTCGCCGGCGACGCCTCCGCCGACGTCGTGATCGTCGGCGGCGGGTACACGGGGCTGTGGACGGCGTACTACCTGAAGAAGGCGGCGCCCTTCCTGCGGATCACCGTCCTGGAGCAGAGGTTCTGCGGATACGGCGCCTCGGGGCGCAACGGAGGCTGGCTGTACAACGGCGTCGCGGGCCGGGACAGATACGCGAAACTGCACGGCCACGAGGCCGCCGTACGGCTCCAGCGGGCGATGAACGACACGGTCGACGAGGTCGTCCGGGCGGTGGCGGAGGAAGGCTTCGACGCCGGTGTCCACCAGGGCGGGGTGCTGGAGGTGGCCCGGACCCCCGCGCAACTGGCGCGGCTGAGGGACTTCCACGCGCGCGAGCTGTCGTACGGGGAGGACGACCGCGAGCTGTACGGCGCCCGGGAGACGGCGCAGCGGGTGCGGGTGGCGGGCGCCGTGGGGTCGAGCTGGACCCCGCACGGGGCGCGGGTGCACCCGGTGAAGCTGGTCAAGGGGCTCGCGGCGGCCGTGGAGGCGCTGGGGGTGGAGATCCGTGAGTCGACGCCGGTGACGGAGATCGTTCCGGGTCGGGCGGTGACGCCGTACGGGACCGTGCGGGCGCCGTACGTGCTGCGCTGCACGGAGGGGTTCACGGCCGCGTTGAAGGGCGAGCGGCGGACCTGGCTGCCCATGAACTCCTCGATGATCGCCACCGAGCCGCTCACCGACGAACAGTGGGCCGCGGTCGGCTGGTCGGGGCGGGAGGCGCTCGGTGACATGGCGCACGCCTATATGTACGCCCAGCGCACGGTGGACGGCCGGATAGCGCTCGGCGGGCGCGGGGTGCCCTACCGGTTCGGCTCGCGGACCGACAACGACGGACGCACGCAGCTCGAGACCGCCGGGGCGCTGCGCGAGATCCTGGTCGGGTTCTTCCCGGCGCTGGCCGGGGTGCGGGTCGAGCACGCCTGGTCGGGGGTGCTGGGCGTGCCGCGCGACTGGTGCGCGACGGTGACGCTGGACCGGGCCACGGGGATCGGCTGGGCGGGCGGTTACGTCGGTTCCGGTGTCGCCACCGCCAATCTGGCCGCCCGGACTCTGCGGGACCTGGTGCGGCTCGACTCCGGCCAGGAGGGCCGCACCGATCTCACCGGCCTCCCCTGGGTCGGTCATCAGGTGCGCAGGTGGGAGCCGGAGCCGCTGCGCTGGCTGGGGGTGCGGGGCATGTACGCGACCTACCGGGCGGCGGACCGGCGGGAGTCCGAGCGCCACGCGGCGGGCTCCTCACGGCTGGCACGGCTCGCGGACCGCGTGGCGGGGCGCCACTGA
- a CDS encoding rhomboid-like protein has product MRRLSGLSGVRRAVWAYVRSAPGTYVWLTVLFVTTVALHHMSPEFEQEFLRQRSTNIHELSRHPVRVLVASAMWIDGGYWLPYAVLYSVFHAPAERWLGTARWLAVCAAAHVLATLISEGALAKAIGDGLAPQSAVNTLDVGVSYALSGVVAVLVHRIRPPWRYGCLAAVLVFYGFPLAAGPTFTDLGHFVSVLVGLACYPLVRGRERVRNPKETAPVPPG; this is encoded by the coding sequence GTGAGACGGCTCAGCGGGCTTTCCGGCGTCCGGCGGGCGGTGTGGGCGTACGTCCGCAGCGCGCCCGGCACCTATGTGTGGCTGACGGTCCTGTTCGTCACGACGGTGGCCCTGCACCACATGTCACCGGAGTTCGAGCAGGAGTTCCTGCGGCAGCGGTCCACCAACATCCATGAGCTGTCCCGTCATCCGGTGCGGGTGCTGGTGGCGAGCGCGATGTGGATCGACGGCGGGTACTGGCTGCCGTACGCGGTGCTGTACTCCGTCTTCCACGCCCCGGCCGAGCGTTGGCTGGGGACCGCGCGGTGGCTGGCGGTGTGCGCGGCCGCGCATGTGCTGGCGACGCTGATCAGCGAAGGCGCGCTGGCGAAGGCGATCGGGGACGGTCTCGCGCCGCAGTCGGCCGTCAACACCCTGGACGTCGGGGTGAGTTACGCGCTGTCGGGTGTGGTGGCGGTGCTCGTCCACCGGATCCGCCCGCCCTGGCGGTACGGATGTCTGGCGGCCGTTCTCGTCTTCTACGGCTTCCCGCTGGCCGCCGGGCCCACCTTCACCGACCTCGGCCACTTCGTCTCCGTCCTCGTCGGGCTGGCGTGCTATCCGCTGGTCAGAGGGCGCGAAAGAGTACGGAATCCGAAGGAGACAGCGCCTGTGCCGCCGGGTTAA
- a CDS encoding ABC transporter ATP-binding protein, whose translation MATVTFDKATRIYPGSTKPAVDALEIDIADGEFLVLVGPSGCGKSTSLRMLAGLEDVNGGAIRIGDRDVTHLPPKDRDIAMVFQNYALYPHMSVADNMGFALKIAGVNKAEIRQKVEEAAKILDLTEYLDRKPKALSGGQRQRVAMGRAIVREPQVFLMDEPLSNLDAKLRVSTRTQIASLQRRLGITTVYVTHDQVEALTMGDRVAVLKDGLLQQVDTPRNMYDRPANLFVAGFIGSPAMNLVEVPIADGGVKFGNSVVPVQRDALAAATDKTVTVGVRPEHFDVAGADADTGLAVVVNVVEELGSDAFVYGTAKVGSESKDLVVRVGGRDVPEKGSTLHVVPRAGETHVFSTSTGARLSD comes from the coding sequence ATGGCCACTGTCACATTCGACAAGGCGACCCGGATCTACCCGGGTTCCACCAAGCCCGCCGTCGACGCTCTCGAGATCGACATCGCGGACGGCGAGTTCCTCGTCCTGGTCGGCCCGTCCGGCTGCGGCAAGTCCACCTCGCTCCGCATGCTCGCGGGGCTCGAGGACGTCAACGGCGGTGCGATCCGCATCGGCGACCGCGACGTCACGCACCTGCCGCCCAAGGACCGGGACATCGCCATGGTGTTCCAGAACTACGCCCTCTACCCGCACATGTCGGTCGCCGACAACATGGGCTTCGCGCTCAAGATCGCCGGCGTCAACAAGGCGGAGATCCGGCAGAAGGTCGAAGAGGCCGCGAAGATCCTCGACCTCACCGAGTACCTGGACCGCAAGCCGAAGGCCCTCTCGGGTGGTCAGCGCCAGCGCGTCGCGATGGGCCGCGCCATCGTGCGTGAGCCGCAGGTCTTCCTCATGGACGAGCCGCTGTCCAACCTGGACGCCAAGCTCCGCGTCTCGACGCGTACGCAGATCGCCTCGCTGCAGCGCCGCCTCGGCATCACCACCGTCTACGTCACCCACGACCAGGTCGAGGCCCTGACCATGGGCGACCGGGTGGCGGTCCTCAAGGACGGTCTGCTCCAGCAGGTCGACACCCCGCGCAACATGTACGACCGGCCCGCCAACCTCTTCGTGGCCGGCTTCATCGGCTCGCCGGCGATGAACCTCGTCGAGGTGCCGATCGCCGACGGCGGCGTGAAGTTCGGCAACTCGGTGGTCCCGGTCCAGCGCGACGCGCTCGCCGCCGCCACCGACAAGACGGTCACCGTCGGCGTCCGCCCCGAGCACTTCGACGTGGCCGGCGCCGACGCCGACACGGGTCTCGCGGTCGTCGTGAACGTGGTCGAGGAGCTCGGCTCCGACGCCTTCGTCTACGGCACCGCCAAGGTCGGCAGCGAGTCGAAGGACCTCGTGGTCCGCGTCGGCGGCCGTGACGTCCCGGAGAAGGGCAGCACGCTGCACGTCGTCCCGCGCGCGGGCGAGACCCACGTCTTCTCGACCTCGACGGGCGCGCGCCTCTCCGACTGA
- a CDS encoding nucleotidyltransferase family protein, producing the protein MTDPHAASRPTQAVILAGGQGSRLRPYTDDRPKPMVEIPGTGTPIIGHQLRWLAEEGVTDVVVSCGHLAEVLQDWLKSADLPVKVTTVVETEPLGRGGGLKYAAAHLPHPDRPWYATNGDIWTRFSLREMADFHTERDAIATLALARPRIPWGAVQTDGFGHITDFIEAPPTTYEINAGVYVFSPAFAGLLPERGDHERTTFPHLARERRLAGFPLPQGAYWRAIDTAKDLTEAAKELAALSR; encoded by the coding sequence ATGACCGATCCGCACGCCGCGTCCCGCCCCACGCAAGCCGTCATCCTGGCCGGTGGCCAGGGGTCCCGGCTGCGCCCGTACACCGACGACCGGCCCAAGCCGATGGTCGAGATCCCCGGTACGGGGACGCCGATCATCGGCCATCAGCTGCGCTGGCTCGCCGAGGAGGGCGTCACCGACGTCGTCGTCTCCTGCGGCCACCTCGCCGAGGTCCTTCAGGACTGGCTGAAGTCGGCCGACCTGCCCGTCAAGGTCACCACCGTCGTGGAGACCGAGCCCCTGGGCCGCGGCGGCGGCCTGAAGTACGCGGCCGCCCACCTGCCCCACCCCGACCGGCCCTGGTACGCCACCAACGGCGACATCTGGACCCGCTTCTCGCTGCGCGAGATGGCCGACTTCCACACCGAGCGCGACGCCATAGCGACCCTCGCGCTGGCCCGTCCCCGCATTCCGTGGGGTGCGGTGCAGACGGACGGGTTCGGTCACATCACGGACTTCATCGAGGCGCCGCCCACCACGTACGAGATCAACGCCGGCGTCTACGTCTTCTCCCCCGCCTTCGCCGGGCTGCTCCCCGAGCGCGGGGACCACGAGCGGACGACGTTCCCGCACCTCGCCCGCGAACGGCGGCTGGCCGGGTTCCCGCTCCCGCAGGGGGCGTACTGGCGCGCCATCGACACCGCGAAGGACCTCACGGAGGCGGCGAAGGAGCTGGCGGCGCTGAGCCGCTGA